Genomic segment of Pasteurella multocida subsp. multocida OH4807:
AGTTAAAAACTGATGAAGTTTAGCTTTTTTGGCCTCTTTAGATGCCATTCTTTTGAGTTCGGGTAACAATTCAGGGGCAAGTCTTGAATAAACCGCATTATTAGTGATATGCCCAAAGAATTGTGGAAATTGATTGTTTTTAAGTGGCGGGTATTTTACACCATATAAACGGCATAATTCTTTGTAGTAGTCTACTGGGAAGGTTTTAATCCACGGTTGAAGCTCTTTAGCTACAAAAGCTTCAAAGATTTTAGCCAACGCATCTTTTGCTCGGCTATCTTGGTAACCAGTTACTTCATCTACAAGTGCAACAATACCAACTTTAGCCAGTGAACGTACTAAAATTTCTGCCTTCTGAGCAGTGTCAAATTGTGCTTTTGTTAGTACTTTTTCCTCCCTTGCTCTTAAATAAACATCACATACAATAGGGAGGATTGTTGCATCGTAACCTTCTTTAATTTGACCATCTTTAGTTTTAAATTTGATACGCTTGATCACATTAATAACATCTTGATTTATAAAAGGTTTTAGGTTCTTTGCATCCATAAAAGCAGGCAAGTTGATCACCTCTTCATTTTCAACAATTGAAGCACCTCTTGCTCCACGATTTGGACGATTTAGAGCTTGGAAAACTGATGCACTTGATATAATTCGAACATCATTTTCAAGTACAGCAACATCAAGCGAAGTTTCACCAATTTTTAAAATTCCCTCGTGAATAGCGAGTGGTATTTCACTAAGTTGTTTTTTCTTTTCCCAGCGGAGTTGAGCGGCTTTTTTCGCACGTTCTTTACGTTGTTCAGGTGTTAAAGTCTGTTTTGTCATAGAGGTTCCTTTTACTAAATTAATCACTTTTATTAGCATAATGCTAAATTAAAATTAATTCAAGCATAATTTAGCAATTGACATTACAGAATTTGAGTAGTAATACCTTTTCAAGGTGTCGAAACCTTAACAACAAGCGGTAATCCGCACCCGACAGCATGGCGGTTTTTTTATGCGTAAAATTTGTGATCTGTTTCTTTCTCTCAAGAATTTTGATTACGCATACCCAAAATTTATCTATGCCGAGAGGGTGAGGAATACAAGACCCGAAAGGGAAATAACTCCAGCCTACTTGTTGAGGCTTTCGAACCTCTTGGCAAACGCCTAAAACAAAAATTTGAATGTGATACATTAGGCAATTGGCATATGTTGCCAAAATTATAGGATTTTGACCCAAACAAAGTCGTATTTAACCAAATCTAGGGCTAGACATAACCGCACTTTAGAGTGCGGTTTTGTTTTATCAGATATTTTGGTAATATGTCAGCAAAATGATTGGAGGGTGATCATGTCAGCGATACCACTAACGAAAGCGGAAAGTATTCAAGAGAGAATGTTCAAGGCTCGTTTTATGAAAGAAATCAATGCCTTTTATTTAAACGCACTGAATAAAGATCTTGATGACTTGGAAAAAGTCGATACTGATCTTTCTTACGCTTTGCGTGGCATACTATTAGCTTATCAAAATAATCATCAAAGTATTGAATATTGGGATAAAGCAATTAAGATAAATCCGAGTGCGGAACATTACTATAATTATGGTATGAGCTTGCAGTATTTAGGATTGCACGATAAATCATTATCAATGTTCAGATTAGCCTTGGATAATGCAAAAAATAATATTGGTTTACTTCGTTTATTAAGAACAGCTTTTTCTAGTTTTTATGCTTCAGATGAGTGTAAAGCGATTATTGAAAAATTATCAAAGTTAGATAAAGAAGGAAATTATCCATTTTATGAAAATGATATATTAATGACCTTTTTCAAAGGCGACTCAGAGATTATGCTTTCCTTTGGTTTGAATATGATGAAGATTATTTCACAGTATTACTCATTGAAATGGCTTGTTCATACTGAAGGTAGAAAGATTGATGACAGATATTACTCCAAGCAATTTTTAAAATGTTTTAGTGATGATGATGTGATTCGGCTCGTGGAATGTAATTCGGCTTTGGCTGATTTTATTGTTGATTTTGAAGAACAATACGATCTTGATTTAAGCCACTTTTATGTTTGTTGTGAGGCTGCAGAATGATTAAGCCTAGTGATTTAATACAACGAGCAGAATTTTTGAATAAGCAATCGACAGAATTAGAATGGCGTGATGGCATTAAGCACGCCTATTATTATCTCTACCATTTGGTTAAAGATTTTGTGGAAGAAAATCGTATTGGAATGAATGTCGAACGTGATCATTTAGGTGAACATCAGTATCTTATTGAACGAATACGGAGTATGGATAATAACTTAGCAAAATCTTTGGCAAGAGAAATGCAAATGTTAAAAGATAAAAGAACATTGTGTTGCTATAATCTGAATGAAGAGGTTACTAAGATAATGCTTTTTCAGCAAATTATGGCAGCAAAAAATGCCAGAATGAAATTAGATAAATTGTGTGAATAAACAAAATATTAAAAGCCTGTTTACAACACAGGCTTTTTTATTTATTATCTACCCATAGGTCTCAAAAGCCTTTCTCAAAACGGTATCCATAAGGATAGTAAACACCCCGTCAGTGTGATTTTTTTATGCTTTAAATTTGCTTCTTTTTCTCATCAACAAATTTAGGCATAGACAATAATTTAGTATCAATGATCGAGAGTGCGACGAATACAATACCTTCGGGGAATAAGTCCGCTAGATTTTGAGCTAGTTTTGAGCTCTCGATCACCCTAATTCGATTAGGGTACTTCTCTCAAAAGGAAACTCAAAATGACAGCTCAAATTCAAACTATCAACTTCCACAATCAACCACTTTCCACTTTTGAACACAACAGTATTTACTATGTTGCAATGAAACCAATCTGCGAGAATATTGGCTTAAATTGGGATGGGCAACGTCAACGTATTCAACGTGATGAGGTGTTAAGTCAAGGTACGGTTATCATAACCGCACCCACGAATAGTGGTGATCAACAAATGCTTTGTCTTCCAATTGATTACTTAAATGGATGGTTATTCGGCATTGATGTAAAACGTGTTAAACCTGAAATCCGAGATTTATTGATTACATACAAAAAAGAGTGTTACAAAGCCTTATCAGATTACTGGATGAAAGGCAAAGCAGAAAGAAAAACCACCACAGACGAAAGAACAGGACTAAGACAAGCTGTTAGCCAGTTGGTCAGTAAAAAAGGCTTAATCTATTCAGATGCTTACTCATTTATTCACCAACGCTTTAATGTGCAACATATTGATGAACTGACAGCAGAACAAGTCCCAATGGCGGTAGAGTATATTCATAAGATCGTTTTAGAGGGCGAACTGATTACAGACACATCGCCAAAAGTGAAAGAGGATGAAATTGTCGTGCCTTACAATGTGTTTTATTCTCTGTATAAACACGGACAACGTGGGCGACAATTAGGATATGAGGTGAGTATTTTATTGGATTCCTTGTTGAAATTATTAGGTGCAGAGTGTGGAAGACCTAGAATCTCAGGATTAGTCCATGACTGCCAAGTAGAAGGGGCTAATTGGCTAGATTTAGCTGAAAAGATTATTGATAAGAGAAATTTAACTGGAGTAAGAGCATAAAACTCACTGAAAAACCGACCGCACTTTTTATAGTGCGGTTGAAAAAGGAGTAACAATGAAACGAGATTGGGAATTGATTCGTAAGATTTTGGTTCAATTAGAGGAACAAAATACCCCTAAAAGCTGGTTATATGGATCGGATATAGAGGGATATGACCGAGAAATAGTAGTATATCATTATAAACTATTAGGAGAAGCAGGATTAATTGAATCTAAAGATGTTTCTAAAATTGGTAAAGTTGATTTTGTTGCACAGTGTTTAACATGGCAAGGTCACGAATTTTTAGACAAAATCCGTAGTGATACGGCATGGAATAAAATTAAAGCGGTCTTAATGAAAAAAGGCGTCGATCTGTCTTTTGAAGCGATTAAAGTCGCAGGTACGTCTATCATTGCTTCTTTACTTAAATAGATATGTTGAAAAAAATAGACTATTTTTGTTATATTCAAATGTAAATAAGGAGGTGAAATATGTTGAATTCAGTATTAAATAGTTTAATGAAAATTATCAATACGTCAGCATGGGGAATTGTTTTTTTCATCTCCTTGATTCCTATTGGCATGATTGTGTACTCTTTATTTACAGATCAACTTCTCATTTTATTTATAGGCGGTAGCTTTATTTTTCTTTGGGCGATAGTGGCACTAGGTATCTGTCTATTTGCGCCTAAAGGAAAACGTAAAGAGATTTTTCATAAAGCATTTTTTAAAAATGAATACTAACTAAATGAATTTTAAATTGAAGCTCACTTCGGTGAGCTTTTTTTATGGAGAAAATTTATGTCAGGAACATTAGGTTAGCGAGTAATATAAAAGGGCTATACAGCCCTTTTTATTGTAAATTCCTCTAATTAATAACCCTGTCACTTCTAATTCTTACCACTCAAAAAGCGTTCCTAAACAAAAATAAAGCACATTGATTTTAAAAGAAAAATCACAATCATTTTTAGATTTTTTTTGGAACATAAAAATGCCTTGAGATATTGAAAATACTGAAAATAAATTATTATTGATTCAGATCACTAATTTAAACAAAAATCGTTGCCTTTGTATTCAGCTTGGATAGAATAACTACTAATTATTAGTCTAGTTTGGGTAGTTGATAATGGATATAACGGATTTAAGGCAGGAGGCAGAGAAGTGTGGTATTGCAAGTTCTCATTATGATATTGATGGGCACTTAATCCATGCGAGTCCAGAGACCCTACGTTATTTTATTCAACTTTTAACCTCATCCTCTACTAGACAATCAGCAAATCGGTTTGATGATGTTGCTGTTTTTTTTCAACATCATGCAATTCAATATGATATGACGCCTTTAGCACTCCCTTGTGCAACAACGGTGTCTTATCAGCTCACTAATGAATCTGGTCAAATTGTTGTCGAATCGTCGCAACCATTCACGCAATGTATTGATTTACCGCCTCTTGATTATGGTTATTATCAGCTAATTATTTCATCAGCAGGAACACAGAAACGTGTTCGTTTGCTTATTTGTCCTCAAACAGCGTATCAACCTCCTGTATCGTCACATAAAAAAGCTTGGGGATTGAATGTCCAGCTCTACAGTTTACGTTCGGAACGCAATTGGGGGATTGGGGATTTTGCTGACTTACATTATTTGATTGAACAAGCCAGCCAGTATGGTGTGGATTTTGTAGGAATTAACCCACTGCATTTAATGTATCCAGCTGTGCCAGAATGGGCGAGTCCTTATAGTTCTTCTTCAAGACGTTGGTTAAACCCTATTTATTTGGCCATTGATTTCTTACCTGAATTTAAAATGTGCAAAACAGTACAGCATTGGTTGAAAAGCGATCCTGTTCGCACACAACTTCAACAGTTGCGTGAAGTGGAATTAGTCGATTATTCTGCGGTAACTACGCTAAAAATGACCGCACTTGAGCAACTATTTGCCTTTTCTAAACGCAGTCAATCCAAGCAAATTTCCCAGCGTCGTCAGGCTTTCTTAACTTTTATGAAGCAAGAGGGAGAACCCTTATTATTGCAGGGATTGTTTAATGTTTTAGATAGCCAAGCACATCAGAAAGCGCCAACAGAGCAAACTATTGGTTGGTTAGGTTGGCATACTGAATGGCAACAATTAAATAAGGTAACGCGTAAACGCTTATTAGCACAACATCAGGATAAAATTGAGTTTTACGCGTGGTTACAATGGTTATGTTCAATGCAGTTAAATGATATTCAACAAGGATGTCAAACCGTTGGCATGTCATTAGGGCTTTACGGGGATTTAGCGGTCAACAGCTCGCGAGGCAGTGTTGATGTTTGGTCGGATCCTGAATTGTATTTTGTTCATGCCTCTGTTGGTGCCCCGCCTGATCCTTTGGGTCCAGTCGGTCAAAACTGGAATTTACCACCGTATAACCCTGCGACATTAAAAGCACGGGGATTTCAACCTTTCATTGATATGTTACGTAGCAATATGCAGCACGTAGGCATTTTACGGATTGATCATGTCATGGGATTATTCCGTTTATGGCTGATTCCTGAGGGAAAAACAGCCGCAGATGGCGTTTATGTGTATTATCCATTTGATGAGTTAATGGCAATTCTAGCGATTGAGAGTCAACGTAATCAATGTGTTGTGATTGGTGAGGATTTAGGTACGGTACCTGATGAAGTGCGGGCTAAATTGAATGAATTTCAAATTTTTTCTTATTTTGTTTTGTATTTTGAGCAGAGACAACGTCAATACCCGCATGTGAGTGCCTTCCCGCCTAACGCGTTTGCGACGATCGGTACGCATGATGTTCCTTCATTATCAAGTTTTTGGCACTGTGTTGATTTGCAATTATTTCAGCAACTTGGTGTACTAAAAGGTGAGCAATTGCAACAAAAATATGAACAACGTGTGATTGATAAACAAGCATTATTGGATACATTACACCGTGATGGCTATTTGCTCGAGAATTATGAAGGGGATGCGCTCACCATGGCAATGCACGCTCATTTGAATTACGTGCTACATCAATATTTAGCACACAGTTGTAGTCAATTGGTTGGTGTGCAATTAGAAAATCTGTTGGGGCAAGACATCTCGTTCAATTTGCCTGGAACAGATACCGAATATCCAAACTGGCGTAAAAAATTAGCTTGTACGTTAGAAAAAATGTTTAGTGATGCGCACATTACCGCATTCTTAGCATCGGTTAATCAAGCGCGTCAAGGATAAATTTATTAGAATCAAATTGAGGGCTTGTTATGGTTCAATTAGTTTCACACTCAGTAATTAATCAATTTTTTGATGGAACACATGCAGATCCGTTTTCTGTGTTAGGGATGCATGAAACAGAACAGGGGATTGAAATTCGTGCCCTGTTACCAGATGCCAATCGTGTTGTTGTGATTGATACTGAAAGCCATACAGAAGTATGCGAATTAACCTGTTTAGATGAGCGTGGTTTTTTTGCTGCTGTTGTGCCTAAAACAAGAAGTTTTTTTGCGTATCAATTGCAAGTTTTTTGGGGAAATGAATCTCAGATGATTGAGGATCCCTACCGTTTTCATCCGATGTTAGCGGATTTAGATAATTGGCTATTGAGTGAGGGATCGCATTTACGCCCTTACGAAGTATTAGGTGCACATTTTATGGAATGCGATGGTGTTTCTGGTGTGAATTTCCGCTTGTGGGCGCCTAATGCAAAACGGGTTTCTATTGTCGGGGATTTTAACTATTGGGATGGTCGCCGTCATCCAATGCGTTTTCATCAAAAGAGCGGTGTATGGGAATTATTTTTACCGAAAGCATCACTCGGACAATTGTATAAATTTGAATTAATTGACTGCCATGGACAATTGCGGTTGAAAGCCGATCCTTATGCATTTAGTTCACAACTCCGCCCCGATACCGCCTCACAAATTAGTGTACTGCCTGATGTAGTAGAAATGACGGCAAAACGTCGTAAAGCTAATCAAGCCGATCAGCCTATTTCTATTTATGAAGTGCATCTTGGATCGTGGCGTCGTAATTTAGCAAATCACTTCTGGCTTGATTATGACCAACTTGCAGAAGAATTAATTCCTTATGTAAAAGAAATGGGCTTTACTCATATTGAGTTTTTGCCATTGTCAGAATTTCCATTTGACGGTTCTTGGGGCTATCAACCACTTGGACTTTATTCACCAACTAGCCGTTTTGGCACGCCTGAAGGTTTTAAACGTTTAGTCGAAAAAGCACATGAAGCAGGCATTAACGTGATTTTAGACTGGGTACCAGGACATTTTCCAAATGACACCCACGGTTTAGCGGCGTTCGACGGCACCGCATTGTATGAACATGCGGATCCAAGAGAAGGGTATCACCAAGACTGGAACACATTAATTTACAACTATGGTCGGAACGAAGTTCGTAATTTCTTATCCAGTAACGCACTTTATTGGCTAGAGCGTTTTGGCTTAGATGGTATTCGTGTTGATGCGGTTGCTTCGATGATTTATCGTGATTATAGCCGCGCAGATGGTGAGTGGATTCCAAACCAATATGGCGGACGTGAAAATCTAGAGGCCATTGAATTTTTAAAACATACTAACTGGAAAATTGATTCTGAAATCAATGGGGCGATTTCGATCGCAGAAGAATCGACCTCATTTGCTGGGGTAACTAAACCAAGCAAAGAGGGGGGATTAGGCTTCCACTTTAAATGGAATATGGGCTGGATGAATGACACCTTGTCCTATATGCAGAAAGATCCTGTTTATCGCCAATATCATCACGATCAGATGACATTCGGTATGGTGTATCAATACAGTGAAAACTTTGTGCTACCACTTTCTCATGATGAAGTCGTACATGGTAAATGTTCTCTTTTAGGCAAAATGCCGGGAGATGCTTGGCAGAAATTTGCTAACTTGCGTGCTTATTATGGCTATATGTGGGGTTACCCAGGTAAAAAATTACTCTTCATGGGAAATGAATTTGCGCAAGGACGAGAATGGAACTTTGAACAAAGTTTAGATTGGTTTTTACTGGATGAAAATATTGGGGGTGGTTGGCATCAAGGCGTGCAATTACTCGTGAAAGATTTAAACCATATTTACCAAAAACATGCTGCACTCTTCGAGCTTGATTATAGTCCTGAAGGGTTTGATTGGTTAGTGGTTGATGATCGCCAAAACTCTGTTTTTGCTTTTGAACGTCGCAGCAAAGCGGGTGAACGGATTATTGTGGTGAGTAACTTTACGCCTGTTCCACGCTATGATTATCGAATTGGCGTCAATCAAGCTGGTGAATATATTGAGATATTAAATACTGACTCTGAATTTTATCAAGGTTCGAATGTGGGGAATTTTGGTACTGTTGTGACAGAGCCGATTGAAAGTCACAGTCGAGCGCATTCTCTTTCTGTATCGATACCGCCATTGGCAACCATTTATTTGAAATATCAAGATGATAAACAGGACGAGAAGATCGAGCCAAAAGCATAACATGTTCGATTAGGGCAGAAAGGCTCAGCCCTAATCGGACGTAAGTAGTATGGTAATATTTAACAAGAAGACAAGTAGTAAGTAGTCGTACTGATGAAGACAAGCATAACAAGAGCAGGACGCCCTTATCCATTGGGTTGTAGCATTCAAATCGAAGAACAACGGAAAGGTTATAATTTTTCCCTTTTTTCGAGCACAGCAAGTGCGGTTGAGCTTTGCCTTTTTGATGAGAAAGGTCAAGAAACACGCTATGCGTTAACAGAGAAAACAGATGACATTTGGCATATTTGGCTGAGTGATGTGCCGATTGGTACTCAATATGGCTATCGAATCACAGGAAAAAGTGACCGCACTTTAGCGAATCCGAACAAACTGATGTTGGATCCTTATGCTAAAGCAGTGATCGGTAAACCTGATTTAAGTGATGCAGAAAAGCGTGCTTGGTTCGATTTGGCGGATGAACGTGATAATGCGCATTTGGCGCCCAAAGCCGTCATCATTGATGAAACATTTGATTGGGAAAATGATCAGCCTTTATACACGCCTTGGTCAGAGACCGTGATTTATGAGCTTAACGTCAAAGGCTTTACTCAGTTAAAAGAAGATATCCCTGAGGTTATTCGTGGGCGTTATGCTGGGTTAGCGCACCCAAATACTCTGGCATATTTGCAGAAATTAGGGGTGACTGCTATTGAACTATTACCAGTCAACTATCAGCTTGATGAGGTGCATTTACAAGAAAAAGGATTACATAACTACTGGGGGTATAGCCCATTAGCAATGTTTGCGGTTGAACCGAAATATTGGTCTAAGCAAATGGCTTCCACACCGTTA
This window contains:
- a CDS encoding hypothetical protein (COG0616 Periplasmic serine proteases (ClpP class)), with product MIKPSDLIQRAEFLNKQSTELEWRDGIKHAYYYLYHLVKDFVEENRIGMNVERDHLGEHQYLIERIRSMDNNLAKSLAREMQMLKDKRTLCCYNLNEEVTKIMLFQQIMAAKNARMKLDKLCE
- a CDS encoding phage protein (COG2805 Tfp pilus assembly protein, pilus retraction ATPase PilT), giving the protein MTAQIQTINFHNQPLSTFEHNSIYYVAMKPICENIGLNWDGQRQRIQRDEVLSQGTVIITAPTNSGDQQMLCLPIDYLNGWLFGIDVKRVKPEIRDLLITYKKECYKALSDYWMKGKAERKTTTDERTGLRQAVSQLVSKKGLIYSDAYSFIHQRFNVQHIDELTAEQVPMAVEYIHKIVLEGELITDTSPKVKEDEIVVPYNVFYSLYKHGQRGRQLGYEVSILLDSLLKLLGAECGRPRISGLVHDCQVEGANWLDLAEKIIDKRNLTGVRA
- a CDS encoding 4-alpha-glucanotransferase (COG1640 4-alpha-glucanotransferase), yielding MDITDLRQEAEKCGIASSHYDIDGHLIHASPETLRYFIQLLTSSSTRQSANRFDDVAVFFQHHAIQYDMTPLALPCATTVSYQLTNESGQIVVESSQPFTQCIDLPPLDYGYYQLIISSAGTQKRVRLLICPQTAYQPPVSSHKKAWGLNVQLYSLRSERNWGIGDFADLHYLIEQASQYGVDFVGINPLHLMYPAVPEWASPYSSSSRRWLNPIYLAIDFLPEFKMCKTVQHWLKSDPVRTQLQQLREVELVDYSAVTTLKMTALEQLFAFSKRSQSKQISQRRQAFLTFMKQEGEPLLLQGLFNVLDSQAHQKAPTEQTIGWLGWHTEWQQLNKVTRKRLLAQHQDKIEFYAWLQWLCSMQLNDIQQGCQTVGMSLGLYGDLAVNSSRGSVDVWSDPELYFVHASVGAPPDPLGPVGQNWNLPPYNPATLKARGFQPFIDMLRSNMQHVGILRIDHVMGLFRLWLIPEGKTAADGVYVYYPFDELMAILAIESQRNQCVVIGEDLGTVPDEVRAKLNEFQIFSYFVLYFEQRQRQYPHVSAFPPNAFATIGTHDVPSLSSFWHCVDLQLFQQLGVLKGEQLQQKYEQRVIDKQALLDTLHRDGYLLENYEGDALTMAMHAHLNYVLHQYLAHSCSQLVGVQLENLLGQDISFNLPGTDTEYPNWRKKLACTLEKMFSDAHITAFLASVNQARQG
- a CDS encoding glycogen branching enzyme (COG0296 1,4-alpha-glucan branching enzyme); translation: MVQLVSHSVINQFFDGTHADPFSVLGMHETEQGIEIRALLPDANRVVVIDTESHTEVCELTCLDERGFFAAVVPKTRSFFAYQLQVFWGNESQMIEDPYRFHPMLADLDNWLLSEGSHLRPYEVLGAHFMECDGVSGVNFRLWAPNAKRVSIVGDFNYWDGRRHPMRFHQKSGVWELFLPKASLGQLYKFELIDCHGQLRLKADPYAFSSQLRPDTASQISVLPDVVEMTAKRRKANQADQPISIYEVHLGSWRRNLANHFWLDYDQLAEELIPYVKEMGFTHIEFLPLSEFPFDGSWGYQPLGLYSPTSRFGTPEGFKRLVEKAHEAGINVILDWVPGHFPNDTHGLAAFDGTALYEHADPREGYHQDWNTLIYNYGRNEVRNFLSSNALYWLERFGLDGIRVDAVASMIYRDYSRADGEWIPNQYGGRENLEAIEFLKHTNWKIDSEINGAISIAEESTSFAGVTKPSKEGGLGFHFKWNMGWMNDTLSYMQKDPVYRQYHHDQMTFGMVYQYSENFVLPLSHDEVVHGKCSLLGKMPGDAWQKFANLRAYYGYMWGYPGKKLLFMGNEFAQGREWNFEQSLDWFLLDENIGGGWHQGVQLLVKDLNHIYQKHAALFELDYSPEGFDWLVVDDRQNSVFAFERRSKAGERIIVVSNFTPVPRYDYRIGVNQAGEYIEILNTDSEFYQGSNVGNFGTVVTEPIESHSRAHSLSVSIPPLATIYLKYQDDKQDEKIEPKA
- a CDS encoding hypothetical protein (COG0457 FOG: TPR repeat), coding for MSAIPLTKAESIQERMFKARFMKEINAFYLNALNKDLDDLEKVDTDLSYALRGILLAYQNNHQSIEYWDKAIKINPSAEHYYNYGMSLQYLGLHDKSLSMFRLALDNAKNNIGLLRLLRTAFSSFYASDECKAIIEKLSKLDKEGNYPFYENDILMTFFKGDSEIMLSFGLNMMKIISQYYSLKWLVHTEGRKIDDRYYSKQFLKCFSDDDVIRLVECNSALADFIVDFEEQYDLDLSHFYVCCEAAE